The Chitinimonas arctica region CTGCTGGCCCAACCCATGGTGCGCCATCCACTGGGCAGCTTCCAGCTGCCCGGTCGCTTTGCCGAATTCATGCGCTGCTGGGGCGATGCCCAACGGCGCGACAAGCAGCGCTATCAGCAAGCCAGCTACCAATGCAGCAATCAGGACGATGTCTATCTCGACGACGGCTTCAGCACCGGCACGATCGCGCTGCGGCACGACTGGTATGGCAAGGGTGAACTCAACCCGCTGGCCTTTACCGCCCTGGTCAATCGGATGGCCTCCTACCACAACGCCTCCGGCGCCGATGGCGATGATGAACTGGGCAACTACGCCTGCCAGCAAGCCTATGTGAAGCTGCAAGGACGCGTACTGAAGACCGCCGTTTGCCTGCGCGCGTTTCGCAAGCTGGGTGGCCTATACGACCTTTACCTGAAGGCGGTCAGCGTCGGCGACGGCAGGGAGGCCGTGGTGAGCACCTTGCAACTGGGCGGGGTGACGCAGGCGAACGCCTTGGGCTTCGCGCGCCGGTATCTGGAGGCCATGCAATGAGCGCGGTCATCTTTATCGAAGAATTGGACCGCGCCGGCCGGGTGGAGCGGCGTCAGCGGGTGGCTGCCGACCATCTCACCCTGGGGCGCGGCTACGACACGGAAGTGATTCTGGACGACCCCCTGGTTGCCCCCCATCACCTTCAAGTCGAACTATTGCCTGAAGGTCGCCTCCGGGTTCGGGTGGTCGATTCCGACCATCCCTGCGCCATCGGCGGGCAGTGGGGCGAGGGCGGCGAGATCGGTCCCGACGATATCGTCCAGATCGGCCACACCCGGCTGCGTTTTCGCACCCCTGGCTACCAGGTGGCGAACGCGCCCCGACGCTCCATGCGGGACTGGCTGCAGCTATTCGGCCTGAAGGGTCTCGATTGGGCGCTGCTGGCACTGGTGGTGTGCACCGTCGGCATCGAATACTGGCTGGTCGATACCGAGACCCGCGGTGTGAGCCCCCTGTTGCTATCCATGGCATCCATGGGCGCGGCGATGCTGGTCTGGGCCGGATTCTGGTCGCTGCTGTCGCGCTTGCTGGTCAAGCACTTCGAATTTCACCGCCATCTGGCGCTCTGCGCCGCGGCCTTGCTGTGCGTACAATTCGCCGACTGGCTGCTGGTACCGCTGGGCCTGGTCTGGCTGCCGGATTGGTTGCCCTGGCTGGCCATCGTCGCCACCGCCGTTGCCCTGCTGTTTGGCCACCTGCGCCTATGCGCCCACGGCGACCGTGGGCCGGCCACCCTGGCCGCCGTGCTGGCCTTGGCCGGCGGCGGTATAGGGGGCTTGGACTGGTATATCGATGCACACCGGCAGAACAGCGAGATTCCCGCCGATGTGCGTATCGTGCCCTTGCCATCCAACTGGTTGCCGACAACCAGCAGCGACGCTTTTTTCGACCGCGCCAAGACCTTGGGCAAAGAAGC contains the following coding sequences:
- a CDS encoding FHA domain-containing protein produces the protein MSAVIFIEELDRAGRVERRQRVAADHLTLGRGYDTEVILDDPLVAPHHLQVELLPEGRLRVRVVDSDHPCAIGGQWGEGGEIGPDDIVQIGHTRLRFRTPGYQVANAPRRSMRDWLQLFGLKGLDWALLALVVCTVGIEYWLVDTETRGVSPLLLSMASMGAAMLVWAGFWSLLSRLLVKHFEFHRHLALCAAALLCVQFADWLLVPLGLVWLPDWLPWLAIVATAVALLFGHLRLCAHGDRGPATLAAVLALAGGGIGGLDWYIDAHRQNSEIPADVRIVPLPSNWLPTTSSDAFFDRAKTLGKEADDAAKALD